A genomic window from Tolypothrix sp. PCC 7910 includes:
- a CDS encoding PIN domain-containing protein, whose amino-acid sequence MKDLFPGHFRRSEQEWQSLWEKAKIVLDTNFLLDLYRYSEGTRKEIFEILNSIKDRLFIPYQVAFEFMQNRLDVIAEQGKSYDLAISNLQKINGDFNNNKRHPFIEPSLLQELNELISKLIEDLTQGKALFDKLLVKDSIINEIADLFEGKVGNPLSDEDFKNLCDEGEDRYKRLIPPGYKDISKPVPDKFGDLIIWKQIIALARNNKCDIIFITNDVKEDWWWTFNGKKIGPRHELVQEIKKEADCEFYIYLPDNFIKYSGQYLQSSVEQQVIDEIKEISKKSTETLKISSANSVLADELADDISVNNFPDFIDTEFSSNESIQLSLMNPSLEDARRLIIQSMKFLIRQGKKNVVPKAGLKNMMTRLDPTFDESNYEVASFSEFLSKFPNDIITLDNYSGGHVALTTKALFNN is encoded by the coding sequence ATGAAAGACTTATTTCCAGGACATTTCAGACGTAGTGAACAAGAATGGCAATCTCTCTGGGAAAAAGCTAAAATTGTTCTGGATACAAATTTTTTGCTAGACTTATATCGCTATTCTGAAGGCACAAGAAAGGAAATTTTTGAAATATTGAATTCAATTAAAGATAGATTATTTATTCCCTACCAAGTAGCCTTTGAGTTTATGCAAAATAGATTGGATGTTATTGCCGAACAAGGAAAATCATACGATTTAGCAATTTCTAATCTGCAAAAAATTAATGGTGATTTCAATAATAATAAGAGACATCCCTTCATTGAACCTTCTCTGCTTCAAGAACTTAATGAACTGATTAGCAAGTTAATTGAAGATTTAACACAAGGTAAAGCGCTATTTGACAAATTATTAGTAAAAGATTCAATTATTAATGAAATTGCCGACTTGTTTGAAGGTAAAGTGGGAAATCCACTTAGCGATGAAGATTTTAAAAATCTTTGTGATGAAGGCGAAGATAGATATAAACGCTTAATTCCTCCTGGCTATAAAGATATTAGTAAACCCGTACCTGATAAATTTGGTGATTTAATAATTTGGAAACAAATTATAGCTTTAGCAAGGAATAATAAATGCGACATTATATTCATTACTAATGATGTAAAAGAAGATTGGTGGTGGACTTTTAATGGTAAGAAAATAGGCCCCAGACATGAATTGGTTCAAGAAATAAAAAAAGAAGCTGATTGTGAGTTTTATATTTATCTTCCAGACAACTTTATAAAATATTCTGGTCAATATTTGCAAAGCTCTGTAGAACAACAAGTTATTGATGAAATTAAAGAAATTAGTAAAAAATCAACAGAAACTTTAAAAATATCATCAGCTAATTCAGTATTAGCTGATGAATTAGCTGATGATATTTCTGTTAATAATTTTCCTGATTTTATTGATACTGAATTTTCGAGCAATGAGTCAATTCAACTATCCTTAATGAATCCATCTCTAGAAGATGCAAGAAGATTGATAATTCAATCAATGAAGTTTCTGATTCGTCAGGGAAAGAAGAATGTAGTTCCAAAAGCTGGTTTAAAAAATATGATGACAAGGCTAGATCCGACTTTTGATGAAAGCAACTATGAGGTCGCCTCATTTTCAGAATTTCTTAGCAAGTTTCCTAACGATATTATTACCCTAGATAATTACTCGGGTGGGCATGTGGCTTTAACCACAAAAGCATTATTTAATAACTAG
- the nifD gene encoding nitrogenase molybdenum-iron protein alpha chain: protein MTPPENKNIVDERKELIKEVLQAYPEKAAKKREKHLNVYEEGKSDCGVKSNIKSLPGVMTARGCAYAGSKGVVWGPIKDMIHISHGPVGCGYWSWSGRRNYYIGTTGVDTFGTMHFTSDFQERDIVFGGDKKLLKLIQELEVLFPLSRGVSIQSECPIGLIGDDIEAVAKKAAKEINKPVIPVRCEGFRGVSQSLGHHIANDQIRDWVFPRADQAKKDGTLPFDSTPYDVAIIGDYNIGGDAWASRILLEELGLRVVAQWSGDGTINEMMLTPNVKINLIHCYRSMNYISRHMEEKYGIPWLEYNFFGPTKIAESLREIASKFDSKIQENAEKIIAKYQPTMDAIISKYRPRLEGKTVAMMVGGLRPRHVVPAFYDLGMKMVGTGYEFAHNDDYKRTTHYIDNGTIVYDDVTAYEFEEFVKALKPDLIASGVKEKYVFQKMGLPFRQMHSWDYSEPSDRS, encoded by the coding sequence ATGACTCCTCCAGAAAACAAGAATATCGTTGACGAAAGAAAAGAACTAATTAAAGAAGTTCTCCAAGCCTATCCCGAAAAAGCAGCTAAAAAACGGGAAAAGCACTTAAATGTATACGAAGAAGGTAAGTCTGACTGCGGCGTTAAGTCTAACATCAAATCTCTACCTGGTGTAATGACCGCTCGTGGTTGTGCTTATGCAGGTTCAAAAGGTGTGGTTTGGGGCCCTATTAAGGACATGATCCACATCAGCCACGGGCCTGTAGGTTGCGGTTACTGGTCTTGGTCTGGTCGTCGTAACTACTACATTGGTACAACTGGTGTTGATACCTTTGGTACCATGCACTTCACCTCCGACTTCCAAGAAAGAGACATCGTTTTCGGTGGTGACAAAAAACTCTTAAAGCTGATTCAAGAACTCGAAGTACTGTTCCCCCTCAGCCGTGGTGTTTCTATTCAATCTGAATGTCCCATCGGTTTGATTGGGGATGACATCGAAGCCGTAGCTAAGAAAGCAGCTAAAGAAATCAACAAGCCTGTTATTCCTGTACGTTGCGAAGGCTTCCGTGGTGTTTCTCAGTCCTTGGGTCACCACATCGCTAACGACCAAATCCGTGACTGGGTATTCCCCAGAGCCGACCAAGCCAAGAAAGACGGTACACTGCCTTTCGACTCTACTCCTTATGACGTAGCTATTATTGGTGACTACAACATCGGTGGTGATGCTTGGGCTAGCCGGATTCTATTAGAAGAATTAGGCTTACGTGTAGTTGCTCAGTGGTCTGGTGATGGCACCATCAACGAAATGATGCTGACACCAAACGTAAAAATCAACCTCATCCACTGCTACCGGTCGATGAACTACATCAGCCGTCACATGGAAGAGAAGTATGGTATTCCCTGGTTAGAATACAACTTCTTTGGGCCTACTAAGATTGCTGAATCCCTCCGGGAAATTGCTTCTAAGTTTGACTCTAAGATCCAAGAAAACGCTGAGAAGATCATCGCTAAGTACCAACCCACAATGGATGCGATCATTTCTAAGTATCGCCCCCGTTTGGAAGGTAAGACCGTCGCTATGATGGTTGGTGGTCTACGTCCTCGCCACGTTGTACCCGCTTTCTATGACCTGGGTATGAAGATGGTTGGTACTGGTTATGAGTTTGCTCATAATGACGACTACAAACGTACCACTCACTACATCGACAACGGCACCATCGTTTATGACGACGTTACCGCTTACGAATTTGAAGAGTTTGTTAAAGCACTCAAGCCAGATTTGATTGCTTCTGGTGTGAAAGAGAAGTACGTTTTCCAAAAGATGGGTCTTCCTTTCCGTCAAATGCACTCTTGGGATTACTCCGAACCTAGCGATCGCTCTTAG
- the nifH gene encoding nitrogenase iron protein: MTDENIRQIAFYGKGGIGKSTTSQNTLAAMAEMGQRIMIVGCDPKADSTRLMLHAKAQTTVLHLAAERGAVEDLELEEVMLTGFRGVKCVESGGPEPGVGCAGRGIITAINFLEENGAYQDLDFVSYDVLGDVVCGGFAMPIREGKAQEIYIVTSGEMMAMYAANNIARGILKYAHSGGVRLGGLICNSRKTDREHELIETLAKRLNTQMIHFVPRDNIVQHAELRRMTVNEYAPDSNQSQEYRALAKKIINNTNLTIPTPIEMDELEALLIEYGILDDDSKHADIIGKPAEASAK, from the coding sequence ATGACTGACGAAAACATTAGACAGATAGCTTTCTACGGTAAAGGCGGTATCGGTAAATCTACCACCTCCCAAAACACCCTAGCAGCTATGGCAGAAATGGGTCAACGCATCATGATTGTAGGTTGCGACCCTAAAGCTGACTCCACCCGTTTGATGCTCCATGCTAAAGCTCAAACCACAGTTCTTCACTTGGCTGCTGAACGCGGTGCAGTAGAAGACTTGGAACTCGAAGAAGTAATGCTGACCGGTTTCCGTGGTGTTAAGTGCGTAGAATCTGGTGGTCCAGAACCCGGTGTAGGTTGCGCCGGTCGTGGTATCATCACCGCTATTAACTTCTTGGAAGAAAACGGCGCTTACCAAGACCTAGACTTCGTATCTTACGACGTATTAGGTGACGTTGTATGCGGTGGTTTCGCTATGCCTATTCGTGAAGGTAAAGCACAAGAAATCTACATCGTTACATCTGGTGAAATGATGGCGATGTACGCTGCTAACAACATCGCTCGTGGTATTTTGAAATATGCTCACTCCGGTGGTGTGCGTTTAGGTGGTTTGATTTGTAACAGCCGTAAAACTGACCGGGAACACGAACTCATCGAAACCTTGGCAAAACGGTTGAACACCCAAATGATTCACTTCGTACCTCGCGACAACATCGTTCAACACGCAGAATTGCGTCGGATGACTGTTAACGAGTACGCTCCTGACAGCAACCAGTCTCAAGAATACCGCGCGTTAGCTAAGAAGATCATCAACAACACCAACCTCACCATTCCAACACCAATTGAAATGGATGAATTAGAAGCACTGTTGATCGAATACGGTATTCTCGACGACGATTCTAAGCACGCAGACATCATCGGTAAGCCTGCAGAAGCTTCCGCTAAGTAA
- a CDS encoding group 1 truncated hemoglobin: MSALYEKIGGQATLDKIVADLHKRIQADSSVNTFFAKTDMAKQRGHFVAFVAQLLEGPKQYAGRPMDKTHTGMNIQPQHFDVVAKHLSDAMAANGVSADDISAAMARVSNVKGAILNK, encoded by the coding sequence ATGAGCGCACTGTACGAAAAAATTGGCGGACAAGCAACACTCGATAAAATTGTTGCAGATTTGCACAAACGCATCCAAGCAGATAGCAGTGTGAATACATTCTTCGCTAAGACAGATATGGCGAAGCAACGTGGTCACTTTGTTGCTTTCGTAGCTCAGTTACTCGAAGGGCCAAAGCAATATGCAGGTCGCCCAATGGACAAAACCCATACAGGTATGAATATCCAGCCCCAACACTTCGATGTAGTTGCTAAACACCTCAGCGATGCAATGGCAGCCAATGGAGTATCTGCTGATGATATTAGCGCTGCAATGGCTCGTGTTTCAAATGTCAAAGGCGCTATTTTGAACAAATAA
- the nifU gene encoding Fe-S cluster assembly protein NifU has product MWDYTDKVLELFYNPKNQGVIEEAEQAGVKVATGEVGSIACGDALRLHLKVEVASDKILDARFQTFGCTSAIASSSALTEMIKGLTLDEALNVSNKDIADYLGGLPEAKMHCSVMGQEALEAAIYNYRGIARDVHDDDDEGALICSCFGISESKIRRVIRENNLTDAEQVTNYVKAGGGCGSCLANIDDIIKEIQQEAATPAINNYGVKVATDIANTKQSQLGLTNVQKIALIQKVLDEEVRPVLIADGGDVELYDVDGDRVKVLLQGACGSCSSSTATLKIAIEARLQDRVSKNLIVEAVEPLL; this is encoded by the coding sequence ATGTGGGACTACACAGATAAAGTATTAGAATTGTTTTACAATCCCAAAAATCAGGGAGTTATCGAAGAAGCTGAGCAAGCTGGAGTAAAGGTTGCGACTGGGGAAGTAGGTAGCATTGCTTGTGGTGATGCTTTGAGACTACACCTGAAAGTTGAAGTCGCCAGCGATAAGATTCTTGATGCACGCTTTCAAACTTTTGGCTGCACGAGTGCGATCGCATCTTCCAGTGCTTTAACCGAAATGATTAAGGGCTTAACCTTAGATGAAGCCTTAAATGTCTCCAATAAAGATATTGCAGATTACTTGGGTGGATTGCCAGAGGCAAAGATGCATTGCTCTGTGATGGGGCAAGAAGCCCTAGAAGCCGCTATTTATAATTATCGTGGCATTGCGCGAGATGTTCATGATGACGATGATGAAGGAGCGCTAATTTGTAGCTGCTTTGGCATCAGCGAATCCAAGATTCGGCGCGTGATTCGGGAAAATAACCTCACTGATGCGGAACAGGTAACAAATTATGTAAAAGCTGGTGGCGGATGCGGTTCCTGTTTAGCGAATATTGATGATATTATTAAAGAAATTCAGCAAGAAGCCGCTACACCTGCAATCAACAACTACGGCGTGAAAGTTGCAACCGATATTGCTAACACTAAACAATCACAACTCGGACTAACAAATGTGCAGAAAATTGCACTGATTCAAAAAGTGTTAGATGAAGAAGTCAGACCAGTTCTGATTGCTGATGGCGGAGATGTTGAACTTTACGATGTAGATGGTGATCGCGTCAAGGTTCTGCTTCAAGGAGCATGTGGTTCTTGTTCTAGCAGTACAGCAACTCTCAAGATTGCTATAGAAGCCAGATTGCAGGATCGTGTCAGCAAGAACCTGATAGTTGAAGCCGTCGAGCCATTGCTCTAA
- the nifS gene encoding cysteine desulfurase NifS → MQNNCIYLDNNATTKVDPEVVEVMLPYLTEYYGNPSSMHTFGGQLAKAVKTAREQLAALLGADESEIVYTSCGTEGDNAAIRAALLAQPDKRHIITTQVEHPAVLNVCKQLETQGYSVTYLSVNRQGQLDLNELEASLTGNTALVTTMYANNETGVVFPIEQIGLRAKEHGALFHVDAVQAVGKIPLNMKKSTVDMLTLSGHKIHAPKGIGALYVRRGVRFRPFLLGGHQERGRRAGTENVPGIIALGKAAELELLHLEEATKRERRLRDRLEQTLLAKIPDCEVNGDTTQRLPNTTNIGFKYIEGEAILLLLNKYGICASSGSACTSGSLEPSHVLRAMGLPYTTLHGSIRFSLCRYTTEAEIDQVIAVMPEIVERLRALSPFKNDEAGWLQAQEQTLAHR, encoded by the coding sequence ATGCAAAACAACTGCATCTATCTCGATAATAATGCCACCACGAAGGTAGACCCAGAAGTTGTAGAGGTGATGTTGCCCTACTTAACAGAATATTACGGCAATCCCTCTAGTATGCATACCTTTGGCGGACAACTTGCCAAAGCAGTGAAAACAGCAAGAGAGCAACTTGCAGCCCTTCTGGGAGCAGATGAGTCGGAAATTGTTTACACTAGTTGCGGTACTGAAGGTGATAATGCAGCTATTCGCGCTGCACTGTTGGCACAACCTGACAAACGCCACATTATTACTACTCAAGTTGAACACCCAGCAGTACTGAATGTCTGCAAACAATTAGAAACTCAAGGTTATAGTGTTACTTATCTTTCGGTAAATCGTCAGGGACAATTGGATCTCAATGAGCTAGAAGCTTCCTTGACAGGTAACACCGCCTTGGTGACAACGATGTATGCCAACAACGAAACTGGCGTGGTTTTCCCAATCGAGCAGATTGGATTGCGAGCGAAAGAGCATGGTGCTTTATTCCACGTCGATGCGGTGCAAGCAGTAGGGAAAATCCCTCTGAATATGAAGAAAAGCACCGTAGATATGCTTACTTTATCCGGTCACAAAATCCACGCTCCCAAAGGTATTGGCGCTTTGTATGTGCGGCGCGGCGTGAGATTCCGTCCCTTCTTACTTGGTGGGCACCAAGAACGGGGACGGCGTGCGGGAACAGAAAACGTTCCAGGGATTATTGCTCTCGGCAAAGCTGCCGAACTGGAACTGTTACATTTAGAAGAGGCAACAAAAAGAGAAAGAAGGCTGCGCGATCGCCTAGAACAAACCTTACTCGCCAAAATTCCTGATTGCGAAGTTAACGGCGATACAACGCAGAGATTGCCCAACACAACTAACATCGGCTTCAAATACATTGAAGGAGAAGCCATTCTGCTACTGCTCAACAAATACGGTATCTGTGCCTCATCCGGTTCAGCTTGTACTTCTGGCTCTTTGGAACCTTCCCACGTATTGCGGGCTATGGGCTTACCCTATACCACTTTGCATGGTTCCATCCGCTTTAGCCTTTGCCGCTACACCACAGAAGCCGAAATCGATCAAGTAATTGCGGTTATGCCAGAAATTGTCGAACGTTTGCGCGCCCTTTCACCCTTTAAAAATGATGAAGCGGGTTGGCTGCAAGCGCAGGAACAAACACTGGCTCATCGTTAG
- a CDS encoding LysR family transcriptional regulator — protein sequence MELRHLKYFVTVAEDLSFSRAAVRLYISQPALSRQIKNLEDELGVVLFLRQSDGLALTEAGKFFREQAKDILDRSHVAVQTIKAHYTNTDEPLIIGYIPTILQTFLGQTLKRFGHTYPEVAVRLHEMPPAEQIRALRDSTIDIAFMGNPPNEIEQEFTVKCVRKVPICAVLPDTHPLAHESSINLAELASEKFIGMSEETFPGRNDRIRGVCRDADFTPNLHLFADSHASMIALVAAGQGVAIMPNEAQALPHPQVVFIKIHHPIHYARSTAVWRKEKPTKSLDKYLKILFEYIQD from the coding sequence ATGGAATTACGGCATCTAAAATATTTTGTTACTGTTGCAGAAGACCTCAGCTTCAGCCGTGCTGCCGTCCGGCTGTATATTTCGCAGCCTGCGTTAAGCCGTCAAATCAAGAACCTGGAAGATGAACTTGGTGTTGTGTTGTTTCTCAGACAATCTGATGGATTAGCACTTACAGAAGCCGGGAAATTTTTTCGTGAACAAGCAAAAGATATTTTGGATCGCAGTCATGTGGCTGTGCAAACTATCAAAGCTCATTACACTAATACTGATGAGCCCTTGATAATTGGCTATATCCCAACTATCCTCCAGACTTTTCTAGGCCAAACTCTTAAGCGCTTTGGACATACCTATCCTGAAGTTGCTGTACGTTTGCACGAGATGCCACCTGCAGAACAAATCAGAGCATTGCGAGATAGCACAATCGATATCGCATTTATGGGTAATCCACCCAATGAGATAGAACAAGAGTTTACAGTTAAATGTGTGCGGAAAGTACCAATTTGTGCTGTTTTACCGGATACACATCCATTGGCGCATGAATCCTCCATTAATCTAGCTGAACTCGCATCCGAAAAATTTATCGGTATGTCTGAAGAAACCTTTCCCGGACGGAATGATCGCATCCGAGGTGTTTGTCGTGATGCAGACTTCACACCAAATCTGCATTTGTTTGCCGATAGCCATGCCTCAATGATTGCGTTGGTTGCTGCTGGACAAGGGGTGGCCATTATGCCAAACGAGGCGCAAGCGCTGCCCCATCCCCAAGTTGTGTTTATAAAGATCCATCATCCAATACACTATGCTCGCTCAACTGCGGTGTGGAGAAAAGAAAAACCTACTAAATCTTTAGATAAATATCTAAAAATTCTGTTTGAATATATTCAAGATTAA